The proteins below come from a single Aegilops tauschii subsp. strangulata cultivar AL8/78 chromosome 6, Aet v6.0, whole genome shotgun sequence genomic window:
- the LOC141026209 gene encoding uncharacterized protein: MAEEASAKRHCGQTSGQSSNLDVVHVPGQKREYTVTLKGVALHGKETLEVVCTSEPDKTDEMISRIRRSACGSYPHIMGVDVEFTKDDEPPQMPAVLQISVEGLCLVYHIAAATKCEVVSELGLVLFSPPKKLKNLVKQRPKRLKELLQEEKLFTFAGFSIKNDRDKLKLSGLEINPNKHIDIQRNWRVPYNGKLYDSLANVAASVIHPFYSKMKKKIDREANHKLWGDSPLPDYLIEYAAIDAYATYKSWKIIDNIKRGLEISKEQEADPYYHCHYAG, translated from the exons ATGGCGGAGGAAGCGTCTGCCAAGCGTCATTGTGGCCAGACGTCCGGCCAGAGCAGCAACCTCGACGTCGTTCACGTTCCCGGTCAGAAGCGCGAGTACACCGTAACCCTCAAAGGGGTTGCGCTCCATGGCAAGGAGACGCTGGAGGTCGTCTGCACCAGCGAACCCGACAAGACCGACGAGATGATCTCTAGGATCAGGAGGAGCGCCTGCGGCTCGTACCCCCACATCATGGGCGTTGATGTGGAGTTTACCAAAGATGATGAACCTCCGCAGATGCCAGCAGTTCTGCAGATCAGCGTGGAGGGTCTCTGCCTCGTGTACCACATCGCTGCGGCCACAAAATG TGAAGTAGTTTCTGAACTTGGTCTGGTGTTATTTTCACCACCAAAAAAACTTAAGAACTTGGTGAAGCAGAG GCCAAAGCGCCTCAAAGAGCTCCTACAGGAGGAGAAGTTGTTCACCTTTGCCGGTTTCAGCATTAAAAATGACAGGGACAAGCTGAAGTTGTCTGGTTTGGAGATAAACCCCAACAAGCACATCGACATTCAGCGCAACTGGAGAGTTCCATACAACGGAAAACTGTACGACTCCTTGGCTAATGTTGCAGCCAGCGTCATCCACCCATTCTACagcaagatgaagaagaagatcgaTAGGGAGGCAAACCATAAATTGTGGGGGGACAGCCCACTGCCAGATTACCTCATCGAGTACGCAGCAATAGATGCGTACGCCACCTACAAGTCGTGGAAGATAATCGACAACATCAAAAGAGGTCTGGAAATTTCAAAAGAGCAGGAAGCGGACCCCTACTACCACTGCCACTATGCAGGATGA